In the Oryza glaberrima chromosome 6, OglaRS2, whole genome shotgun sequence genome, one interval contains:
- the LOC127777813 gene encoding leaf-specific thionin-like → MEAVKSLIVCVLVLGLVLQHEHIQVEAKSCCPSTTARNIYNSCRFTGASRDKCCKISGCKIVDGKCKPPFIHRTLHPDSEESDVLDFCKLGCTSSVCSNMNTFAGNEEGNHAVDRCNEACYRFCTNEAEIVTVAS, encoded by the exons ATGGAAGCTGTGAAGAGTTTGATTGTGTGTGTTCTGGTGCTAGGGTTAGTCCTGCAGCATGAGCATATCCAAGTGGAAGCTAAGAGCTGCTGCCCATCAACCACGGCAAGAAACATATATAACTCATGCCGTTTTACGGGTGCCTCAAGGGACAAATGTTGTAAAATCTCTGGCTGCAAAATTGTTGATGGGAAATGCAAGCCTCCTTTCATTCACCGCACCCTTCACCCTGACTCCG AGGAATCGGATGTATTGGACTTCTGCAAGCTAGGATGTACTTCGTCCGTATGCAGCAACATGAACACTT TTGCTGGCAACGAAGAAGGGAATCATGCCGTTGATCGTTGCAACGAAGCGTGCTACCGCTTCTGCACCAATGAAGCTGAAATTGTCACCGTTGCTTCCTAA